A window from Neobacillus sp. PS3-40 encodes these proteins:
- a CDS encoding YuiB family protein, protein MQMSIVVFIISILLFFVLFFGIGFLLNMILRMCWVMTILYPIFVILFIDKVRFSEYFTNSGVAFQSLGHRLSSLGTADIVILLSGFLGAISAGIAIKLLRKNGYQMF, encoded by the coding sequence ATGCAAATGAGTATTGTTGTGTTTATTATATCGATTTTGTTATTTTTTGTATTATTTTTTGGGATTGGTTTTTTGCTTAATATGATACTACGAATGTGCTGGGTTATGACTATTCTTTATCCTATATTTGTTATTTTGTTTATTGATAAGGTACGGTTTAGTGAATACTTTACAAATAGTGGTGTAGCCTTCCAGTCACTTGGGCACCGTTTAAGCTCTTTGGGCACAGCGGATATCGTTATTTTGCTCAGTGGGTTTTTGGGTGCCATCTCGGCAGGGATCGCGATTAAACTTTTAAGGAAAAATGGATATCAAATGTTTTAA
- a CDS encoding YuiA family protein encodes MKDNKVNLKPCEYCSGHGYFQLLLGGSETCTCCEGTGEQKK; translated from the coding sequence ATGAAAGATAATAAAGTGAATTTAAAACCTTGTGAGTATTGTTCTGGTCATGGGTATTTTCAATTATTGCTTGGCGGCTCAGAAACATGCACATGCTGTGAAGGAACTGGAGAACAAAAAAAATAA
- a CDS encoding NUDIX hydrolase — translation MKNKRGNVWLAVSGLVQSSDGKWLVVKKKYGGLKGMWSLPAGFVEAGETADEAVIREIKEETGINCVIKGLIGLRTGVIHEEISDNMLMFMLEPIGNGQIKHQEEELFEARYIAVDELLTDKDASILLHQLMVQNSTSLKPCTNGLNPGDQFGYTKYKIFL, via the coding sequence ATGAAAAATAAACGAGGTAATGTTTGGTTGGCTGTTTCAGGATTAGTCCAATCATCGGATGGGAAATGGCTTGTTGTAAAAAAGAAATACGGCGGTTTAAAAGGAATGTGGTCATTGCCGGCAGGATTCGTGGAAGCTGGTGAAACTGCAGATGAAGCTGTTATCAGGGAAATTAAAGAGGAGACTGGGATTAACTGTGTAATAAAAGGATTAATTGGCCTAAGAACTGGTGTGATTCATGAGGAAATAAGTGATAATATGCTCATGTTTATGCTTGAACCAATTGGTAACGGACAAATCAAACATCAAGAAGAGGAACTGTTTGAAGCAAGGTATATAGCAGTTGACGAACTACTTACAGATAAGGATGCTTCTATCCTCCTTCACCAATTAATGGTTCAAAATTCCACATCTCTAAAGCCATGTACGAATGGTTTGAATCCGGGAGATCAATTTGGTTATACAAAGTATAAAATATTTTTATAA
- a CDS encoding NAD(P)/FAD-dependent oxidoreductase, whose amino-acid sequence MRKPKIVILGAGYGGLMTAVRLQKLVGVNEADIVLVNKNDYHYETTWLHEASAGTMHHDKVRYEIRNVIDKSKVEFVQDTVLEINKDEKKVILEKSEISYDYLVIAIGGEPETFGIKGLKEFAFGITNVNSSRQLREHMEYQFATYNMEEEKKEERLSIIVGGAGFTGIEFLGELTNRIPELCHEYDVDFNKVKIICVEAAPTVLPGFDPELVKYAVSQLERKGVEFLIGTAIKECTPEGIFVAKGEDEPHEIKAGTVVWAAGIRGNAIVEKSGFEAMRGRVKVQLDLRAPGHDDVFIIGDSALMINEEINRPYPPTAQIAMQQGETCARNLAALIRNKTDLETFKPDIKGTVCSLGEDDAIGVVFGKKIMGTKAAFMKKVVDNRSLYMIGGVPLVLKKGKLKFL is encoded by the coding sequence TTGAGAAAGCCAAAGATCGTTATTTTAGGTGCTGGATATGGTGGACTAATGACGGCCGTACGCCTGCAAAAATTAGTTGGCGTAAATGAGGCAGACATTGTCTTGGTTAATAAAAATGATTACCATTATGAAACGACATGGTTACATGAAGCATCAGCAGGTACAATGCACCATGATAAAGTACGTTACGAAATTCGTAATGTTATTGATAAAAGCAAAGTTGAATTTGTGCAGGACACTGTGTTAGAGATAAACAAGGATGAAAAGAAAGTAATTTTAGAAAAAAGTGAAATCAGTTATGATTACCTTGTTATTGCAATTGGGGGAGAGCCAGAAACATTTGGCATTAAAGGTTTAAAAGAATTTGCATTTGGAATTACCAATGTAAATTCATCTCGTCAATTACGTGAACATATGGAATATCAATTTGCAACTTACAATATGGAAGAAGAAAAGAAAGAAGAAAGATTGTCCATCATTGTTGGAGGAGCAGGATTCACTGGAATTGAATTTCTTGGCGAATTAACGAACCGGATTCCTGAGCTTTGTCATGAATATGATGTTGACTTTAATAAAGTAAAAATAATTTGTGTCGAAGCCGCCCCTACTGTACTCCCAGGATTTGATCCTGAACTTGTTAAATACGCTGTTTCTCAATTAGAACGTAAAGGCGTTGAGTTCTTGATCGGTACTGCTATTAAGGAATGTACACCAGAAGGTATCTTTGTTGCAAAAGGTGAAGATGAACCGCATGAGATTAAAGCTGGCACAGTTGTTTGGGCAGCTGGTATCCGCGGAAATGCAATTGTTGAGAAGTCAGGATTTGAAGCAATGAGAGGTCGTGTTAAAGTTCAATTAGACCTTCGTGCTCCAGGGCATGACGACGTCTTTATCATTGGAGACTCCGCATTGATGATCAACGAAGAAATCAATCGTCCATACCCACCAACTGCACAAATTGCAATGCAACAAGGTGAAACATGTGCGCGCAATCTTGCAGCCTTAATCCGTAATAAAACGGATCTTGAGACATTTAAGCCTGATATTAAAGGAACAGTTTGCTCATTAGGTGAGGACGACGCTATTGGTGTTGTTTTTGGCAAAAAGATAATGGGTACAAAAGCAGCCTTCATGAAAAAAGTGGTTGATAACCGCTCTCTTTATATGATTGGTGGAGTACCTCTCGTTTTGAAAAAAGGTAAACTTAAGTTTTTATAA
- a CDS encoding sulfite reductase subunit alpha: protein MKNTVVNPENTKEDTKMPTPFSRTNPFQAKVLKNVNLNGAGSSKETRHIEFSLEGSGLSYVPGDALGIIPQNDPELVASILEEMKWDAEIVVTINKQDDTLPLKEALTTFFEITLLSRKILQQAAELTENEELKKLVLVENADQLKEYTYGRDLLDMLRDFGPWNASAQEMVSLLRKLTPRLYSIASSIAANPEEVHLTIGAVRYTSHGRERKGVCSVLCAERLPEGDTLPVFIQQNKHFSLPESQDKDIIMVGPGTGIAPFRSFIQERAVNKGTGKSWLFFGDQHAASDFLYQDEFEKYQKDGVLTKIDTAFSRDTEQKVYVQHKILENSKELFEWLENGAYFYICGDKDRMAKDVNSALTEVIEKEGGMTLEAAEAYLKDMQKQGRYQRDVY from the coding sequence ATGAAAAATACTGTAGTAAACCCTGAAAATACAAAAGAAGATACCAAAATGCCAACACCATTTTCAAGAACTAATCCATTTCAAGCAAAGGTTCTCAAAAATGTAAATTTAAATGGAGCTGGCTCTAGTAAAGAAACTAGGCATATTGAGTTTTCATTAGAAGGATCAGGCCTTTCCTATGTCCCAGGTGATGCCCTTGGAATTATCCCTCAGAATGATCCAGAACTAGTGGCTTCTATCCTTGAAGAAATGAAATGGGATGCAGAAATAGTTGTTACAATAAATAAGCAAGACGATACACTCCCATTAAAGGAAGCGCTAACAACCTTCTTTGAAATTACACTATTGTCAAGAAAAATTTTACAGCAAGCAGCGGAATTAACTGAAAACGAAGAGCTAAAAAAGCTTGTGTTAGTTGAAAATGCAGACCAGCTGAAAGAATATACATACGGGCGTGATTTGCTTGATATGTTACGTGATTTCGGTCCATGGAACGCTTCTGCTCAAGAAATGGTGTCTCTTTTAAGAAAATTAACACCACGCCTCTATTCAATTGCAAGTAGCATTGCTGCTAATCCTGAGGAAGTGCATCTAACCATCGGTGCCGTTCGCTACACTTCTCATGGACGCGAACGGAAAGGAGTTTGTTCTGTTTTATGTGCGGAACGCCTTCCAGAAGGGGATACACTTCCAGTATTTATTCAACAAAATAAACACTTTAGCCTGCCAGAGTCTCAAGATAAAGATATTATTATGGTTGGTCCAGGAACAGGCATTGCACCATTCCGTTCCTTTATCCAAGAACGTGCAGTGAATAAAGGAACAGGAAAATCATGGTTATTTTTTGGAGACCAGCATGCAGCGTCGGATTTCCTATATCAAGACGAATTTGAAAAATACCAAAAAGATGGTGTATTGACAAAAATAGATACTGCATTTTCCCGTGATACGGAGCAAAAAGTATATGTACAGCATAAAATTCTTGAGAACAGCAAAGAATTGTTTGAATGGCTGGAAAATGGAGCATATTTCTATATTTGTGGAGATAAGGATCGTATGGCGAAAGATGTTAACAGTGCTCTTACTGAGGTAATTGAAAAAGAAGGTGGGATGACCCTTGAAGCAGCTGAAGCGTATCTAAAGGATATGCAAAAGCAAGGGCGTTACCAACGTGATGTGTACTAA
- a CDS encoding iron-sulfur cluster assembly accessory protein, whose translation MNKDTIVLTEAAALQIKEMIKQNEEEGALLRVSVQGGGCSGLSYGMGFAHEINNEDLHFEQFGIQILVDNESASILQGTKIDFKQSLMGGGFTMENPNAIASCGCGSSFKTASEEGTPEEC comes from the coding sequence ATGAATAAAGATACAATTGTTTTGACCGAAGCTGCGGCACTTCAGATAAAAGAAATGATCAAACAAAATGAGGAGGAAGGCGCTCTATTGCGCGTTTCTGTACAGGGTGGTGGATGCAGTGGCTTATCATATGGTATGGGATTCGCCCATGAGATAAACAATGAGGATCTTCATTTTGAACAGTTTGGAATTCAAATCCTTGTAGATAACGAAAGTGCTTCTATTTTGCAAGGAACTAAAATTGATTTTAAACAATCATTGATGGGCGGCGGATTCACAATGGAAAACCCGAATGCTATTGCATCATGTGGTTGTGGTTCTTCCTTCAAAACAGCTTCAGAAGAGGGAACGCCTGAAGAATGTTAA
- a CDS encoding DUF2225 domain-containing protein, translated as MSITIDPIFDKKYECLLCKKSFTSKKVRSRFVKITHFDTDFSPNYESDEANPLFYHIQICPACGFSFSDDFSKYFLPGTIELIQKEVTNRWVSRDFGSKRTIQQALQTYKLAIYCGTLKKEKHIVQAGMYMRIAWLYRSKGSIEEEQRFLKLSIEEYEASYIQDDFRGTQVSVVKLMYLIGELSIRINDVKKAVKYFSKVIEKQKQTVEPKIIEMARERWHEIREKRAVDS; from the coding sequence GTGAGTATTACTATTGACCCAATTTTCGACAAGAAGTATGAATGCTTACTTTGCAAAAAATCATTTACTAGTAAAAAAGTCCGCTCTCGTTTTGTTAAAATAACTCATTTCGATACAGATTTTTCCCCTAATTATGAATCTGATGAAGCCAACCCCCTTTTTTATCATATACAAATTTGTCCTGCTTGTGGTTTCTCATTTTCAGACGACTTTTCTAAATACTTTTTACCTGGCACAATTGAGCTAATTCAAAAAGAGGTCACAAATCGATGGGTTTCACGTGATTTTGGTTCTAAAAGAACCATCCAGCAAGCCCTGCAAACATATAAATTAGCTATTTACTGTGGGACATTAAAAAAGGAAAAACATATCGTCCAAGCTGGAATGTACATGAGAATTGCATGGCTTTATCGTTCAAAAGGTAGCATTGAGGAGGAGCAAAGGTTTTTGAAACTCTCCATAGAAGAATATGAGGCATCCTATATACAAGATGATTTCCGAGGTACTCAAGTTTCTGTTGTGAAACTTATGTACTTAATAGGGGAACTTTCCATAAGAATTAACGATGTAAAAAAGGCTGTTAAGTATTTTTCCAAAGTAATTGAAAAACAAAAGCAAACTGTTGAGCCAAAAATTATTGAAATGGCTAGAGAACGTTGGCATGAGATAAGAGAAAAAAGGGCAGTAGATAGTTAA
- a CDS encoding YuzB family protein, whose amino-acid sequence MIKPIIEFCISNLANGSQKAREVLERDPNLDVIEYGCLGHCGICAVSLFALVNGERVTGKTPEELVENIYQFLEENPMF is encoded by the coding sequence ATGATTAAGCCAATCATTGAATTTTGTATAAGTAATCTTGCGAATGGCTCGCAAAAAGCACGTGAAGTATTAGAAAGAGATCCGAACTTGGATGTTATTGAATATGGTTGTCTTGGCCATTGCGGAATATGTGCTGTTTCTCTTTTTGCACTTGTTAACGGGGAAAGGGTCACAGGTAAGACACCTGAAGAGCTTGTTGAAAATATTTATCAATTTTTGGAAGAAAATCCAATGTTCTGA
- a CDS encoding NAD(P)/FAD-dependent oxidoreductase: protein MKNLLILGGGYGGMKFLNEILPDHLPDDVMITLVDRVPYHCLKTEYYALAAGTISDKDIRVSFPEHPQLKIKYGEISTIDIQEKKVFINDEESLDYDDLIIGLGCEDKYHNIPGADQFTHSIQSIESSRNTYSILNNLGPGSIVGIVGAGLSGVELSSELIESREDLAIKLFDRGDHILSDFPDRLSKYVGNWFNEHNIEIINNSNVTKIEEQILYNHDEPIHCDVIVWTAGVQANKVVRDLFVEKDPSGRVKITPHHHLPSDEHVFVVGDCASLPHAPSAQLAEGQAEQIAEVFKRRWKDEELPDSFPPIKLKGIMGSLGKKQGFGMMADRAITGRVARLIKSGILWMYKYHQG from the coding sequence ATGAAAAATTTATTAATTTTGGGTGGCGGGTATGGAGGAATGAAATTTCTTAATGAAATCCTTCCTGATCACCTACCTGATGACGTAATGATTACTTTAGTAGACCGTGTCCCTTACCATTGTTTAAAAACAGAATACTATGCGTTAGCAGCCGGGACAATTTCTGATAAAGATATTCGAGTTTCGTTTCCTGAACATCCACAACTTAAGATAAAATACGGAGAAATCTCAACTATAGATATCCAGGAGAAAAAAGTTTTCATTAATGATGAAGAATCACTTGATTATGATGATTTAATCATTGGTCTTGGTTGTGAAGATAAGTACCACAATATTCCTGGGGCTGATCAATTCACCCACAGCATTCAAAGTATTGAAAGTTCACGAAATACTTATTCAATATTAAATAATTTAGGCCCTGGCTCAATCGTAGGAATTGTTGGTGCAGGACTAAGTGGGGTTGAATTGTCGAGCGAACTTATTGAAAGCCGAGAGGATTTAGCTATTAAATTATTCGATAGAGGCGATCATATTCTTTCTGATTTTCCCGATCGGTTAAGTAAATACGTTGGAAATTGGTTCAATGAACATAATATCGAAATAATAAACAATTCCAATGTTACAAAAATAGAAGAACAAATATTATACAACCACGATGAACCGATCCATTGTGATGTGATTGTTTGGACAGCAGGGGTTCAAGCTAATAAAGTTGTTCGTGATCTTTTTGTTGAAAAGGATCCATCAGGTCGAGTAAAGATAACACCACATCATCACTTACCATCTGATGAACATGTATTTGTCGTTGGTGATTGTGCAAGCCTTCCACATGCACCAAGTGCTCAATTAGCTGAAGGACAGGCTGAACAAATTGCTGAAGTATTTAAAAGACGTTGGAAAGATGAAGAGCTCCCAGATTCCTTTCCTCCAATAAAACTAAAAGGAATCATGGGTTCCCTCGGGAAAAAACAAGGATTTGGAATGATGGCAGATCGTGCTATTACAGGTAGGGTTGCCCGTTTAATCAAGTCAGGAATTCTGTGGATGTATAAGTATCACCAAGGGTAA
- a CDS encoding YuzD family protein yields the protein MENRGVEIIVYGAEELCPSCLHSPSSKETFDWLNAAISRKYPEQPFEITYVDINNPPNVDSKQEFAKKVIEEGMFYPVVVINGKIVGEGNPRLKTIYTELEKHGYQQS from the coding sequence ATGGAAAATCGTGGAGTTGAAATTATCGTTTACGGTGCAGAAGAGCTTTGTCCTAGCTGTCTCCATTCGCCATCTTCAAAGGAAACGTTTGACTGGCTTAATGCAGCTATTTCTAGGAAATATCCAGAACAGCCGTTTGAAATCACGTATGTTGATATTAACAATCCCCCAAATGTGGATTCAAAACAAGAGTTTGCTAAAAAGGTCATCGAAGAGGGGATGTTTTATCCTGTCGTCGTTATAAATGGAAAAATAGTTGGTGAAGGGAATCCTCGTTTAAAGACGATTTATACAGAGCTTGAGAAGCATGGCTATCAACAGTCATAG
- a CDS encoding D-glycerate dehydrogenase, translating into MKPYIYITRRLPKTAVELIETKYEVSMWEHEDIPVPREILIEEAKKANALLTMLSDTIDEVVLTAGSQLKVVANLAVGFDNIDVETATKQGIAICNTPYVLTDTTADLAFALLMATARRIVEAAEMVKQDQWKSWSPLLLAGHDIHHKTIGIVGMGKIGSTVARRATGFEMDILYHNRTRKPEVEKELGAVYCSFDELVTKSDFIVCLTPLTDETRNLFTRDIFKKMKPSAIFINVGRGPVVDENALYEALLEKDIAGAGLDVFAKEPINGDHPLLKLSNVVALPHIGSSSVETRVIMMKLCLDNIEAVLTGNNPTALVNKDWNALVN; encoded by the coding sequence ATGAAACCTTATATTTATATCACTAGGAGACTACCAAAGACTGCAGTTGAATTAATTGAAACGAAGTATGAAGTTAGTATGTGGGAACATGAAGATATACCCGTACCAAGGGAGATTTTAATTGAAGAAGCTAAAAAGGCGAACGCGTTGCTTACTATGTTATCTGATACTATTGATGAAGTTGTTTTAACAGCAGGAAGTCAATTAAAAGTTGTGGCAAACCTTGCAGTAGGATTTGATAATATTGATGTCGAAACAGCGACTAAACAGGGAATTGCAATTTGTAATACTCCCTATGTTTTAACAGACACTACTGCTGACCTAGCCTTTGCATTGTTAATGGCGACAGCAAGACGGATTGTTGAAGCAGCCGAGATGGTTAAGCAAGACCAATGGAAAAGCTGGAGCCCATTATTATTAGCAGGACATGATATCCATCATAAAACAATTGGAATTGTTGGAATGGGTAAAATTGGCTCAACAGTTGCAAGACGTGCGACTGGTTTTGAAATGGATATTCTTTATCATAATCGGACAAGAAAACCTGAAGTTGAAAAAGAACTAGGTGCTGTTTATTGTTCATTTGATGAACTTGTTACGAAATCAGATTTTATCGTATGCTTAACACCACTTACTGATGAAACGAGAAATCTATTTACCCGGGACATTTTCAAAAAAATGAAGCCTTCAGCTATCTTTATCAATGTGGGTAGAGGTCCGGTTGTGGATGAAAATGCACTATATGAAGCACTTTTGGAGAAGGATATTGCTGGAGCAGGATTAGATGTTTTTGCAAAAGAGCCTATAAATGGGGACCATCCACTTTTGAAACTTTCAAATGTTGTAGCATTACCACACATTGGTAGTTCAAGTGTAGAAACAAGGGTTATCATGATGAAGCTATGCTTAGATAATATTGAAGCAGTGCTTACTGGAAATAATCCCACAGCACTTGTAAATAAAGATTGGAATGCGTTGGTTAACTAA
- the yutH gene encoding spore coat putative kinase YutH — protein sequence MLQRMLEKQYGVKVNEQVKLDSYDALRGNGWLYLIAKPGNRAEEEITELERIAEHLRKYGDQHVPMFLPSKDGKLLTSWENNQYCVLANKQMDNQSKHRLGRKLARFHERGRKVPFQIERSSRVGQWKDLWEKRLEQMEKVWNGLLFQTPEDEFERMFIESFPYYLGLTENAIQYLVDAEIDDEPIESDYGTVCHERFSSQSWGIDCWIKNPFDWVFDHRSRDLAEWTRERYFRNSQTYHLDLKQFFEEYQSIARLSPFSWKLLYSRILFPLHFFDCIESYYITRSEQEKKLLEEQLSKILRQSGEYERFLGGFYQLVGAPVKMMKLPQPEWIHP from the coding sequence ATGCTGCAGAGGATGCTTGAAAAGCAATATGGAGTGAAGGTAAATGAACAGGTAAAACTTGATTCGTATGATGCATTAAGAGGAAACGGATGGTTGTATTTGATTGCAAAACCCGGAAATCGAGCGGAAGAAGAAATAACGGAATTAGAACGGATTGCAGAGCATTTACGAAAATATGGTGATCAGCATGTCCCAATGTTTCTTCCTTCAAAGGATGGGAAATTGTTAACAAGTTGGGAGAACAACCAGTATTGCGTTCTCGCAAACAAACAAATGGATAATCAATCAAAACATAGACTGGGGCGAAAGTTGGCAAGGTTTCATGAGAGGGGACGGAAGGTACCGTTTCAGATTGAACGGTCAAGTAGGGTTGGACAGTGGAAGGATTTATGGGAAAAGCGTTTAGAGCAAATGGAGAAAGTATGGAATGGGCTTCTTTTTCAAACTCCAGAGGATGAGTTTGAGAGAATGTTCATTGAATCATTCCCTTATTATTTAGGGTTGACTGAAAATGCTATCCAATATTTAGTCGATGCAGAAATTGATGATGAACCCATTGAGTCAGATTATGGCACCGTTTGCCATGAACGGTTTTCATCCCAATCATGGGGAATCGATTGCTGGATCAAAAACCCGTTTGATTGGGTGTTTGATCATCGAAGCCGTGATTTAGCTGAATGGACAAGGGAACGATATTTCAGGAATAGTCAAACCTATCACTTAGATTTAAAGCAATTTTTTGAAGAATATCAAAGCATTGCTAGACTTTCACCTTTTTCCTGGAAGTTGTTATATTCAAGAATTTTATTTCCACTTCATTTTTTTGATTGTATAGAAAGCTATTATATTACCCGTTCTGAACAAGAAAAAAAGTTGTTGGAGGAACAGTTAAGCAAAATTTTACGGCAATCAGGAGAGTATGAACGCTTTCTTGGGGGCTTTTATCAACTTGTGGGAGCTCCTGTTAAAATGATGAAACTTCCACAGCCAGAATGGATCCATCCATAA
- a CDS encoding phosphatidylglycerophosphatase A: protein MASKKKSDITEETALRWLKERGVEIQDIADLVYYLQQKYHKNLKIDDCLANVERVLSKREVQNAILTGIQLDMLAEKGMLEEPLQSIIKVDESLYGVDEILAFSIVNVYGSIGFTNYGYIDKQKPGILKRLNDKSTGECHTFLDDIVGAIAAAASSRLAHRVAAEAEEE, encoded by the coding sequence ATGGCAAGTAAAAAAAAATCAGATATAACAGAAGAAACAGCACTTAGGTGGCTAAAAGAACGAGGCGTAGAGATTCAAGATATTGCTGATTTAGTCTATTATCTTCAGCAAAAATATCATAAAAACCTAAAAATCGACGATTGTTTGGCAAATGTAGAACGGGTTCTTTCGAAAAGAGAGGTACAAAATGCAATTCTAACCGGGATTCAGCTTGATATGCTTGCAGAAAAGGGGATGCTTGAAGAACCACTTCAATCCATTATTAAAGTAGATGAAAGCCTTTATGGTGTTGATGAAATATTAGCTTTTTCAATCGTTAATGTATATGGCTCCATTGGATTTACCAACTATGGTTACATCGATAAGCAAAAGCCTGGTATCTTGAAAAGGCTTAATGATAAATCTACTGGGGAATGCCACACATTTTTAGATGATATTGTTGGGGCTATTGCTGCTGCTGCCTCTAGCAGGTTAGCACATAGGGTTGCTGCTGAAGCTGAAGAAGAATAA
- a CDS encoding TIGR01457 family HAD-type hydrolase — protein sequence MKKYKGYLIDLDGTMYKGSERIEAASDFVKRLKEKEIPYLFVTNNSSRTPAQVSEKLQEFDIPSNEKLVFTTSQATANFIYEQKKDATINVIGEEGIKTALEEKGFVFGGENADFVVVGIDREINYEKLATACLAVRNGATFISTNGDIALPTERGLLPGNGSLTAVITVSTQTAPIFIGKPESIIMEQALKVLGTTKEETLMVGDYYDTDILAGMNTGMDTLLVHTGVTTKELLAGYDRKPTYTVDSLDQWDII from the coding sequence ATGAAAAAATATAAAGGCTATTTGATCGACTTAGACGGAACGATGTATAAAGGTTCAGAACGGATTGAGGCGGCAAGTGATTTTGTAAAAAGGCTTAAGGAAAAAGAAATTCCATATTTATTTGTTACAAATAATTCTTCACGTACACCAGCCCAAGTTTCGGAAAAATTACAGGAATTTGATATCCCCTCAAATGAAAAATTGGTGTTTACAACAAGCCAGGCTACAGCTAATTTTATTTATGAGCAGAAAAAAGATGCGACCATTAACGTGATTGGTGAAGAGGGCATTAAAACAGCACTTGAAGAAAAAGGATTTGTTTTTGGCGGAGAGAATGCTGATTTTGTAGTTGTTGGGATTGATCGAGAAATTAATTATGAAAAATTAGCCACTGCATGTTTGGCTGTAAGGAACGGTGCCACATTTATTTCTACAAATGGGGATATTGCCTTACCAACGGAACGAGGTTTACTGCCTGGAAATGGATCGCTAACGGCTGTTATTACAGTATCTACCCAAACAGCGCCCATCTTTATTGGTAAACCAGAAAGCATAATCATGGAGCAAGCGTTAAAGGTTTTAGGCACGACCAAAGAAGAAACATTAATGGTCGGCGATTATTATGATACAGATATTTTAGCAGGAATGAATACAGGGATGGACACCTTATTAGTCCATACAGGTGTCACAACGAAGGAATTGTTAGCTGGTTATGATCGTAAACCTACGTACACCGTCGATTCATTAGATCAATGGGATATAATATAA
- a CDS encoding DUF86 domain-containing protein produces the protein MYFVDREKIEERLVCLESQIALFSMKQEWTTPIEKAALERIAHVMIEVVLDVGNAMIDGFIMRDPGSYEDIVEILIDEKVISSETGKNLKMLVQHRKMLVQTYTEIDHHKLHKAFSNHIQEFTLFSQNVRDYLLNELGPVSAFKS, from the coding sequence ATGTATTTTGTCGATCGGGAAAAAATAGAGGAAAGATTAGTTTGTCTTGAAAGTCAAATTGCGCTTTTTTCAATGAAGCAAGAATGGACAACACCAATTGAAAAAGCCGCATTGGAACGAATAGCACATGTGATGATTGAGGTTGTTTTAGATGTTGGTAATGCGATGATCGATGGATTTATTATGCGGGATCCCGGAAGTTATGAGGATATAGTTGAAATTTTAATCGACGAGAAGGTTATTTCTTCAGAAACAGGCAAAAATTTAAAAATGCTTGTTCAACATCGTAAAATGCTTGTTCAGACCTATACCGAAATAGATCATCACAAATTACATAAAGCTTTTTCAAATCATATTCAGGAATTTACTTTATTTTCTCAGAATGTAAGGGACTATCTCTTGAATGAATTGGGTCCTGTTTCAGCTTTTAAAAGCTAA